In one Bryobacteraceae bacterium genomic region, the following are encoded:
- a CDS encoding chorismate pyruvate-lyase family protein yields MAQRVLLVTDGTLTDTVEALYGEPIGLRKVALGITPASGGPDPLQAPAGSPIMHRKIVLYGEETGRNYVYAESALALDRLPPAFRDGLLNTDTPIGRLWTEFRVETWKELLTAAAIPAGPISRFFPDAPGDLLTRTYRMISRDEPLMVISEYFPK; encoded by the coding sequence ATGGCTCAGCGCGTTCTGCTCGTCACCGACGGCACTCTCACCGACACCGTGGAGGCGCTCTACGGTGAGCCCATCGGCTTGCGGAAAGTCGCGCTCGGCATCACTCCCGCCTCTGGCGGGCCAGACCCGCTCCAAGCTCCGGCCGGGTCCCCCATCATGCACAGGAAGATCGTCCTCTATGGCGAGGAAACCGGCCGCAACTACGTCTACGCCGAAAGCGCGCTTGCGCTCGATCGCTTGCCGCCCGCCTTCCGGGACGGCCTGCTGAACACGGACACGCCGATAGGACGCCTCTGGACTGAGTTCCGCGTGGAGACCTGGAAGGAACTGCTCACCGCCGCGGCCATCCCCGCCGGACCGATCTCTCGGTTCTTCCCGGACGCCCCGGGGGATCTGCTCACACGAACCTACCGCATGATCTCCCGGGACGAACCGTTGATGGTAATCAGCGAATACTTCCCGAAGTAA
- a CDS encoding alpha/beta hydrolase-fold protein, with protein sequence MRRILVLMSMAAAAFAQQHPLEELIEAARADSPALATLLGKGLPQLKGRDGVAVWGQEFLFAVESATAASVVIDKQPAEAMKRAGGSNYYYLLKTLRMGMTHQYQYVDGTGKAIGGYEVAAYNPDSYLLPGVARGSLSEMRTLRSKVYPGMTANYWVYTNRGVDTERGAPLMVWQDGETIVGNLDLLRLRLQIVTDNLAARGTIPPMVHVLIQPGQGAPRMRSIQYDTVSGTYGKYLLEEILPDVEKSYKLRKDAYSRAIAGASSGAICAFNVAWHYPEQFSRVLSHIGSYTALQWKPEEHLEGGYIVAYKVGREPKRNLRVWMSDGADDGESRAGSWPLNNIQLANMLKLREYDFHFRFGTSLHAIAQGAMDLPESLAWLWRGYDPAKTEQTYTMEESERAKPLFRVRIANREAW encoded by the coding sequence ATGAGACGAATCCTGGTTCTGATGTCGATGGCGGCGGCGGCGTTCGCGCAGCAGCATCCGCTGGAAGAGCTGATCGAGGCGGCGCGCGCGGACTCTCCGGCGCTGGCGACGCTACTCGGCAAAGGACTGCCGCAGTTGAAGGGACGCGACGGCGTGGCCGTGTGGGGCCAGGAGTTCCTGTTCGCGGTAGAGAGCGCCACGGCGGCAAGCGTGGTCATCGACAAGCAACCAGCCGAGGCGATGAAGCGTGCCGGCGGATCGAACTACTACTACCTGCTGAAGACGCTTCGCATGGGGATGACGCACCAGTATCAGTACGTGGACGGGACGGGCAAGGCGATCGGCGGGTACGAGGTGGCGGCGTACAATCCGGATTCGTATTTGCTGCCGGGTGTGGCCCGCGGCTCGCTCTCAGAGATGCGGACGCTGCGGTCCAAGGTCTATCCGGGGATGACGGCGAACTACTGGGTGTACACGAATCGGGGAGTGGATACGGAGCGCGGGGCGCCGTTGATGGTGTGGCAGGATGGCGAGACGATCGTGGGGAACCTTGACCTGCTGCGGCTGCGGCTGCAGATTGTTACCGACAACCTGGCGGCGCGGGGAACGATTCCTCCGATGGTGCACGTCCTGATTCAGCCGGGCCAGGGGGCGCCGCGGATGCGGAGCATCCAGTACGACACCGTCTCCGGAACCTATGGAAAGTATCTTCTGGAAGAGATTCTTCCGGACGTGGAGAAGAGCTACAAGCTGCGCAAGGATGCGTATTCTCGGGCTATTGCCGGCGCCTCTTCGGGTGCGATCTGCGCGTTCAACGTGGCCTGGCATTACCCGGAGCAGTTCAGCCGCGTGCTGTCGCACATCGGGAGCTACACGGCGCTGCAATGGAAGCCGGAAGAGCATCTGGAAGGAGGCTACATCGTCGCGTACAAGGTGGGTCGGGAGCCGAAGCGGAATCTGCGGGTTTGGATGTCCGACGGCGCCGACGACGGAGAGAGCCGGGCCGGGAGTTGGCCGCTGAACAACATTCAACTCGCGAACATGCTGAAGCTGCGCGAGTATGATTTTCACTTCCGGTTTGGGACGAGTCTGCATGCGATCGCGCAGGGGGCGATGGACCTGCCGGAGTCGCTGGCGTGGTTGTGGCGCGGGTATGATCCGGCGAAGACGGAGCAGACCTACACAATGGAGGAATCCGAGCGGGCGAAGCCACTGTTCCGCGTGCGGATCGCGAACCGGGAGGCCTGGTAG
- a CDS encoding Gfo/Idh/MocA family oxidoreductase: MKTTRRVFATSVAAAAYKRILGANDRVGVGFIGYGLIGAQHVHDFKNQKDVDMAAISDCYLPRLDQGATACGGNPKTYRDFRKLIDDKNVQAVVVSTPDHWHALMTMMACAAGKDVYVEKPLTLFVKEGRWMIDVAAKHNRIVQVGTQQRSGRHYQKARGLIRGGHLGKLVSVRMGAYRNVVPGFGSPADSAAPADFDYDMWLGPAPKRPFNSQRGIYHFRWFWDYSGGQMTNLGAHHIDILQWFADVPGPTAVFSNGGRFVLPGPGEVPDVQDALFTYPGFTANYSHREVSAGRRDSSNGLNFYGAKGSMNISRGGFEIFPDMKTDPENAIPRFQGHPGGGPQATNRRPEPWTQAMKEPGSSDEQFDLHVRNFIDCIKSRQKPIASVEGGHQITTACHLANISLRLGRQVRWDAAREEIPGDREANAMLERPYRKPWDQVLRSLLA; encoded by the coding sequence ATGAAAACAACTCGACGCGTATTCGCCACCTCCGTCGCCGCCGCGGCTTACAAGCGCATTCTCGGAGCCAATGATCGGGTCGGGGTCGGATTCATCGGCTACGGCTTGATCGGAGCCCAGCACGTCCACGACTTCAAGAATCAGAAAGACGTCGACATGGCCGCCATCAGCGATTGCTACCTTCCGCGCCTCGATCAGGGCGCCACCGCCTGCGGAGGCAATCCGAAAACCTACCGCGACTTTCGCAAACTCATCGACGACAAGAACGTTCAGGCCGTCGTCGTCTCCACCCCCGATCACTGGCACGCCCTTATGACGATGATGGCCTGCGCCGCCGGCAAGGACGTCTATGTCGAAAAGCCGCTCACGCTCTTCGTAAAGGAAGGCCGTTGGATGATCGACGTCGCCGCCAAACACAATCGCATCGTCCAGGTCGGCACGCAACAGCGCTCCGGCCGTCACTATCAGAAAGCGCGCGGCCTCATCCGCGGCGGCCATCTCGGAAAGCTCGTCAGCGTCCGCATGGGCGCCTACCGCAACGTCGTGCCCGGCTTCGGCTCGCCGGCCGATTCCGCGGCGCCCGCCGACTTCGACTACGACATGTGGCTCGGCCCCGCCCCCAAGCGGCCCTTCAATTCCCAGCGCGGCATCTATCATTTCCGTTGGTTCTGGGATTACTCCGGCGGCCAGATGACCAACCTCGGCGCGCACCACATCGATATCCTCCAATGGTTCGCCGATGTGCCCGGACCCACGGCTGTCTTCTCGAACGGCGGGCGCTTCGTTCTCCCCGGCCCCGGCGAGGTTCCCGACGTGCAGGATGCGCTCTTCACCTATCCGGGCTTCACCGCGAATTACTCCCATCGCGAAGTGAGCGCCGGCCGCCGCGATTCGAGCAATGGACTCAACTTCTATGGCGCCAAGGGCAGCATGAACATCTCCCGCGGCGGTTTCGAGATCTTCCCAGACATGAAGACTGATCCCGAGAATGCCATCCCGAGATTCCAGGGTCACCCCGGCGGCGGTCCCCAGGCCACCAACCGCAGGCCCGAACCGTGGACGCAAGCGATGAAGGAACCCGGCTCATCGGACGAACAGTTCGATCTCCACGTCCGAAACTTCATCGATTGCATCAAGTCGCGCCAGAAGCCCATCGCCAGCGTCGAAGGGGGCCACCAGATCACCACCGCCTGCCACCTCGCCAACATCTCGCTCCGCCTCGGCCGCCAGGTCCGCTGGGACGCCGCGCGGGAAGAAATCCCCGGAGACCGTGAGGCCAACGCCATGCTCGAACGCCCCTATCGGAAACCGTGGGATCAGGTCCTCCGAAGTCTGCTCGCCTGA
- a CDS encoding heme-binding protein has product MMQTAISAILACGILAGMADGAELATKKALTLAGAKKIAAAAEAEAVKNKWNVVIAIMDDGGNLIYLQRMDGTQIGSVDVAIAKATSAFRFKRPTKAFEDALKSGRQAILALPGATPVEGGLPITLDGAILGAIGVSGVQSFEDAQIAQAGIAIVGSLK; this is encoded by the coding sequence ATGATGCAAACGGCAATCAGCGCCATTCTGGCTTGCGGTATCCTTGCGGGCATGGCTGACGGAGCGGAACTGGCGACGAAGAAGGCGCTCACGCTGGCGGGGGCGAAGAAGATCGCGGCGGCGGCTGAGGCCGAAGCGGTGAAGAACAAGTGGAACGTGGTGATCGCGATCATGGACGACGGCGGGAACCTGATCTACCTGCAGCGGATGGACGGCACACAGATCGGCAGCGTGGACGTGGCGATCGCGAAGGCGACGAGCGCATTTCGTTTCAAGCGGCCGACCAAGGCGTTTGAGGACGCGCTCAAAAGCGGCCGGCAGGCTATTCTCGCGCTACCGGGTGCGACTCCAGTGGAAGGCGGGCTGCCGATCACGCTGGATGGCGCGATCCTTGGGGCGATCGGCGTGAGCGGCGTGCAGTCGTTCGAAGACGCGCAAATCGCACAGGCGGGGATTGCCATCGTCGGGTCTCTGAAATAA